Proteins co-encoded in one Seriola aureovittata isolate HTS-2021-v1 ecotype China chromosome 1, ASM2101889v1, whole genome shotgun sequence genomic window:
- the slc6a5 gene encoding sodium- and chloride-dependent glycine transporter 2 gives MFQDFSDQRDMAKQPASASAPTGYIPAQQSDGAAGLTANKPDNSAPCPPPAPHHHPAPQPPPPCNESKTFCPTENNPGEPDANKAYGTFKSTPPAVPGSVATNSAFRKDSACSARGGSAQYGDPLRATAEQNNTAGNWTAMSQTTIILGTDGNTSVQPGTVAGADDDDDGGDENKARGNWSNKLDFILSMVGYAVGLGNVWRFPYLAFQNGGGAFLIPYLTMLGIAGIPIFLMEVSLGQFASQGPVSVWKCIPALQGCGIAMLIISVLIAIYYNIIMCWTLYYLFASLKGSLPWANCRNEWNTVECKDKDMLLLDSCILRDRNITSIKNSSFCLSANTVGNLTKLLNMTVDGNKTYVSPSEEYFKYNVLHISKGIEFPGDIRWPLAGCLFLAWIIVYASLAKGIKSSGKVVYFTATFPYVVLVILLIRGVTLPGAGDGILYFITPKWEKLNDAKVWKDAATQIFFSLSAAWGGLITLSSYNKFHNNCYRDTIIVTCTNSATSIFAGFVIFSVIGFMAHELKVPIEKVADEGPGIAFVVYPEALTRLPLSPFWAIIFFLMLLTLGLDTMFATIETIVTSVSDEYPKYLRKHKPLFTLVCCASFFILGFPMITESGMYMLQLVDTFAASYSLVIIAIFELVGISYLYGLQRFCEDIEMMIGFQPNRFWRICWAFVTPTILTGILGLSLYQWKVMTYEDYTYPTWSMVMGWLMVICSVIWIPIMFVVKMHLAPGTIIERLKLVCSPQPDWGPFLMKHRGERYKNMMDPLGTSSLGLKLPPKDFQLGSYQ, from the exons ATGTTCCAGGATTTCTCTGACCAGAGAGACATGGCCAAACAACCGGCCAGCGCCAGCGCGCCTACCGGCTACATCCCGGCGCAGCAGTCCGACGGAGCTGCGGGACTTACAGCAAACAAACCGGACAACTCTGCTCCGTGCCCGCCGCCCGCCCCTCACCATCACCCGGCGCCTCAACCGCCGCCTCCGTGCAACGAGAGCAAAACTTTTTGTCCCACGGAAAATAACCCGGGAGAACCGGACGCTAATAAAGCGTATGGGACGTTTAAAAGCACCCCACCAGCGGTCCCTGGATCCGTGGCCACCAACTCGGCCTTTAGGAAGGATTCCGCCTGTTCGGCCCGCGGGGGGTCCGCCCAGTACGGCGACCCGCTGCGGGCCACCGCAGAGCAGAACAACACCGCGGGCAACTGGACGGCTATGAGCCAGACCACCATCATACTGGGAACAGATGGGAACACGTCTGTTCAGCCCGGCACCGTGGCGGGG gctgacgatgatgacgatggGGGAGATGAGAATAAGGCCAGAGGAAACTGGTCAAATAAACTGGATTTTATTCTGTCCATGGTTGGCTATGCGGTGGGACTGGGAAACGTGTGGAGGTTCCCTTATCTTGCCTTCCAAAATGGTGGAG GAGCTTTTTTGATCCCCTACCTGACAATGCTGGGCATTGCCGGGATCCCAATCTTTTTGATGGAGGTTTCCCTGGGCCAGTTTGCCAGCCAGGGCCCCGTGTCAGTGTGGAAATGCATCCCAGCCCTACAAG gttGCGGGATTGCCATGTTGATAATATCTGTCTTGATAGCcatatactataatattataatgTGCTGGACACTGTACTACCTGTTCGCTTCGTTGAAGGGCTCACTGCCATGGGCTAACTGTAGGAATGAGTGGAACACGGTGGAATGTAAGGACAAAGACATGCTGCTGTTAG ACTCGTGCATCCTGCGAGACAGAAACATCACCTCCATCAAGAActcctctttctgtctatcCGCAAATACTGTGGGGAACCTGACCAAACTGTTAAACATGACTGTGGACGGCAACAAGACCTACGTCAGCCCCAGTGAGGAGTACTTCAA GTACAATGTGTTGCACATCTCTAAAGGGATTGAATTTCCAGGAGACATTCGCTGGCCTCTGGCAGGCTGCCTCTTCCTGGCCTGGATCATCGTCTACGCTTCTTTAGCCAAAGGAATCAAGTCATCAGGGAAG GTGGTTTATTTCACCGCCACATTTCCCTACGTGGTGCTGGTCATCCTGCTGATCAGAGGAGTGACCCTCCCCGGTGCCGGCGACGGCATCCTCTACTTCATCACGCCAAAATGGGAGAAACTCAATGATGCCAAG gtGTGGAAAGACGCAGCCACTCAgatcttcttctctctgtcggCCGCCTGGGGAGGCCTCATCACTCTCTCTTCTTACAATAAGTTCCACAATAACTGCtacag GGACACTATTATTGTGACATGTACAAACAGTGCCACCAGTATATTTGCTGGGTTTGTCATCTTCTCAGTCATTGGTTTCATGGCACATGAGCTGAAGGTGCCGATAGAGAAGGTGGCGGATGAAG gtccAGGCATAGCGTTCGTGGTGTATCCAGAGGCTCTGACCAgacttcctctgtctccattCTGGGccatcatcttcttcctcatGCTCCTGACTCTTGGCCTTGATACTATG tttgcCACCATTGAGACCATCGTAACCTCAGTGTCGGATGAGTACCCCAAATACTTGAGGAAACACAAACCACTCTTCACGCTGGTCTGCTGTGCCTCCTTCTTCATCCTGGGCTTCCCCATGATCACAGAG AGTGGGATGTACATGCTGCAGTTGGTGGATACGTTTGCCGCCTCGTACTCTTTGGTCATCATCGCTATCTTCGAGCTGGTGGGGATTTCCTACCTCTATG gTCTGCAGAGATTTTGCGAGGACATTGAAATGATGATTGGTTTCCAGCCAAACCGATTCTGGAGAATCTGCTGGGCCTTTGTGACTCCAACTATTCTGACg GGCATCCTGGGACTGAGTCTGTACCAGTGGAAGGTGATGACGTATGAGGACTACACCTACCCCACCTGGTCCATGGTTATGGGCTGGCTCATGGTAATCTGCTCCGTCATCTGGATCCCCATCATGTTCGTAGTTAAGATGCACCTCGCCCCCGGCACCATAATCGAG CGTCTGAAGCTGGTCTGCTCCCCTCAGCCCGACTGGGGTCCTTTCCTGATGAAGCACCGCGGAGAACGCTACAAGAACATGATGGACCCTCTGGGAACCAGCTCCCTGGGCCTCAAACTGCCCCCAAAGGACTTCCAGCTCGGCTCCTATCAGTAG